The Acropora muricata isolate sample 2 chromosome 4, ASM3666990v1, whole genome shotgun sequence genome contains the following window.
AGTTGTTGGGAATCTGCTGAAAGTTTAGTCATATCCATGGTTATGCTTGCGGTGGTTAATTGCTACCGAATGTCATCCTGTGTGGGGTGGAATGATTCAAATGTGGGGTGGATCAACTCACATTTTATTTAAGTGGGGTGGATTGACTAGTTACCGTGAACTGAGTGATTACTGAATCCCATCCTGTGTAGAAGTGGTGGAGTTTTTTAAATGTGGGCTCAGGTAATAATTTCATATCCATGAAAGGCAAATTATAGACATTTTGAATGCTCAAGATCAGGAGATCTCACTGTAAAACTATGTTATGTAGTTTTCAATGTTATACCACCATGTGGTGCATTCTAAGGCAAAAATTGTGTGTATACTGTAAATGTGTGCTTACATGTACATAAGCCTGTGCCAAAAGTGTGCTTGCAACTGTGCAAAAACTGTGCCTGAGCCTTGTTCATTGATAAAACTGTGCCGAAAGTGTGCTAACATCTGCCAAAAGCTGTGCCAAAATACCTGCCACTTAGCGTGCTACTGCCTGAAAAAAATGCGTGTCTGAAGAACAAATTTTGTGCCTTATTATGATGTTATCCTTGTGTACACCAGTAGTGTTCCCTAGGGCTTTTTGATCTGTTGTGCATTTAAAGCATTGGATTGCATGGATTTGATTGCTACCAAATTTTGTGTAACATGAACAGTGacattattttatatatatataatacatTACATAAGATTTTTTCCCAAATTATATCTTAGATGAGGGCAATTTGCTGGAGTTTAAGTGTGGAAATATATCAGAATATGATCTATGTGGGATTGTGAATGAACTAACCGTCCAAGACTGCATGTGGGTAGGCCGCTTGCTTGGACTTAAGGACTCGTTATTGGATGGTATTAAAGAACAATATTGTAACGACATGTTTGGATGTCGTCGCAGTATTCTCCGCGAATGGATAAAGAGGACTGGCACAACTCAAGCAACCTATGGTCAGTTGGCACAGGCATTGCTCCACCAAGCACTGAACAAGCTTGAAATTGTTCAGAAGTATTGTGTGGTGCGTCAAGAAGAACAGAGTGgtaaatataatattaatttttataccCTATTAGCGAGAATTAATTTTTGAGTCATTCACTGCAGTCCTTAGTATGCATGCTGGGGTTGAGAGAGGAGGAGTCAGTCGCAGTTGATGTGGGTTAAGCTTAGGTTAAGCTCTGTCCAAATGGTAAAATGTTTTACTGTACTATGTTTTACAGAGTGGCCAACCTCAATGTTGAGAGAAATGAGCGCGTGATGCAACACcatatccatggatacaaacaACCTAATAGAGTCAGCACGCATGCGTGGatcaaacatgttttaagcATTTGTCCAAACACGCAAAACATCACTCACCAAACACgtcaacaaaagaaatgttttattgAATGTTTGAAAGAGTTAAAATATTATCCAACATgtttaaacagcacaaaacaaaGTGGCCAAATGGAAAAGTGTTTTGCTACACACAATGTTTTAGTATGTTTTACTGGTACAGTAAATCATTACCGTTTGGATGGGTCCTTAGACATTGCCGTAAATAGGAGCTTTGGAGTGTTATGCTTGAAATTGGGTGGCTTAAGCTGCCcaatttcaagcaaaaaataaaaaataaaataatgaaagtgGCTTTTCCAAGATTCAAGAATGGAAAATCTTTTGGGAGAGGATTCCCCCATACCCTCCAACAGGTTAGCGCCTCTGGCGATTGCTTTTGAGCCCCCCACGATTCAAAATATGGTCCACTGTCCCTGTGTAATTATCTCTGACACTCTGCACACAGGAATGGTTGCTGTCACAGACTAACCTACCGGTACTACCCATGATGCATTATTTGACTCAGCCACCCGTTCTCATTAGTCAAACTCCCTCGAGTGCCAAAAAATTGAAAGACGGAAGTCCATGCCACAGGGATCAAATGGTGGAAGATAGTTTAACTATAAAACCGATGtctgaaaatttgaatattttgcCTTGTTTAGAAGTATGACTGATTTTTCACTTCATGCCAACACTTTTTGAAGCCATAGCAAATGCATTTGTCAAACCTTTGAGTTTTTAAAAGGATTTGTAGCCTTTTTTAGGTGGCCATTAAACTTGATTTACAAACTGTAAGAGACGCCTTTCAAAGACAAATTTCTTGCTAGTTTCTAATACCTTATAATCTGAGTTCCTGTCAAAGAATTAGCCAATTATTCTAGAATTATCGAgctttcaaaaaatgcatcCTTCATGGAAGGTTTTGCAAAAAATCTACAAGCACTAGAAGAGTAAGGCACATGCACCCAAGCTGATAATTGTGGAAATTTGATTGAGGGGAGCTTTTAACAAGGCTCATTTTCTGCTATTCACTTGCAAAATGGTCTACCCTCTGGGGCTCATATCCTTAAGAGCAGCTGGAAAATATAAGCGTTATAAGCATTATAACCCGAAAGGGGTTTAAAAGGGGATTTTAAGAAGCTGAGACTATAAAACGGAGTCATTTGTTGGCTGCCTGGTTGGTGTGTGAGCATACATAATTTATGTAACTGATCTGTTGATTTCTTTCCCAGCAGCCTCATCTGTGGTGCAGGTACCGTTGCCTGAAGAAAATCCAGGATCAATCCTGATGGACACTGATGGAGGGATCGGAGGTTAGCTAGGGAATTTGATCTTAAACCTTGAGAGCTTAACTCAAAGTAGCAGATTATTATGTGGAAAGATTTACTACACATCATAGACCACAAAAACGAAGCAAAACACgtcaacaaaagaaatgttttattgAATGTTTGAAAGAGTTAAAATAGTATCCAACATGTTATAACATGTTTAAACAGCACAAAATGAGGTGGCCAAATGGAAAAGTGTTTTGCCACCCAAcaatgttttagcatgttttactGGTACAGTAAAACATTACCGTTTGGATAGGTCCTTAGACATTTCCATAAATAGGAGCTTTGGAGTGTTATACTTGAAATTGGTTGGCTTAAGCTGCCcaatttcaagcaaaaaataaaaaatgaaataatgaaagtGGCTTTTCGAAGATTCAAGAATGGAAAATCTTTTGAGGGAGGATTCCCCCATACCCTCCAACAGGTTAGCGCCTCTGGCGATTGCTTGTGAGCCCCCCTCAATTCAAAATATGCTCCACTGTCCTTGTGTAATTATCCCTGACACTGATCGGCACACAGGAATGGTTGCTGCCACAGACTAACCTACCGGTACTACCCATGATGCATTATTTGGCTCAGCCACCCGTTCTCATTAGTCAAACTCCCTTGAGTGCCAAAAAATTGAAAGACGGAAGTCCATGCCACAGGGATCAAATGGTGGAAGATAGTTTAACTATAAAACCGATGtctgaaaatttgaatattttgcCTTGTTTAGAAGTATGACTGATTTTTTACTTCATGCCAACACTTTTTGAAGCCATAGCAAATGCATTTGTCAAACCTTTGAGTTTTTAAAAGGATTTGTAACCTTTTTTAGGTGGCCATTAAACTTGATTTACAAACTGTAAGAGACGCCTTTCAAAGACAAATTTCTTGCTGGTTTCTAATACCTTAAAATCTGAGTCCTGTCAAAGAATTAGCCAATTATTCTAGAATTATCGAgctttcaaaaaatgcatcCTTCATGGAAGGTTTTGCAAAAAATCTACAAGCACTAGAAGAGTAAGGCACATGCACTCAAGCTGATAATTGTGGAAATTTGATTGAGGGGAGCTTTTAACAAGGCTCATTTTCTGCTATTCACTTGCATATGGTCTACCCTCTGGGGCTCATATCTTTAAGAGCAGCTGGAAAATATAAGCATTATAAGCATTATAACCTGAAAGGGGTTTAAAAGGGGATTTTAAGAAGCTGAGACTATAAAACGGAGTCATTTGTTGGCTGCCTGGTTGGTGTGTGAGCATACATAATTTATGTAACTGATCTGTTGATTTCTTTCCCAACAGCCTCATCTGTGGAGCAGGTACCGTTGCCTGAAGAAAATCCAGAATCAACCCTGATGGACACTGATGGAGGGATCGGAGGTTAGCTAGGGAATTTGATCTTAAACTTTAAGAGCTTAACTCAAAGTAGCAGATTATTATGTGGAAAGATTTACTACACATCATAGACCACAAAAACGAAGCAAAATTCCGAGGGAGGGGGACTTTGCTTATGTCAAGATcaataataactttttttattgaaattacttTTGAGTTTATTGGTGGCTGAACTGAAGGTGGCTGATAAAGGTGACTGAGAGACTTGAAGCAGCCTTAtattttttggttgttgtttcGCCAGTCGAATTTTGACTTGCATCAaccatttaaggtggctccctagagttattacgaacatcgtccttatagaacgtgagttagaaaacgaaacttagtcaatttcccttaaagttatccctcgtagacatttaccagtatggatactgttgaaacaaggtttatgttttggttgtcaatttttggattaagcccgttaccatggcaacatatcatctaatgacaggcacatattttcctcattttggcctagactccttgatattttaactttccttcggtgaatttttttcatattttgccacatcatggaaatgatattgcctgacattttgaaatgttaaaaagtcagctttgttcagacggcttttccaatattctgtaatttgtcattattctcaatatattaaattagctctgacagattttaacaaaaatagggtattttatgggatttgtatgtggttacaactgagccaagttttaaaaaaattcaccgaaggaaacgggagaaaaccagcatttattttttacgctgacgtcacaaaaatccaaacaacacgcgtggttcaggctttacgcgcgagtcttcttcacttgcgcatgcgtacggtagctgaaaaccttcgtttatctttggaagtacaggtagaatcttaaccgttatttccgtaatatctggccatttatggaaagaaaagcttgaaagattgagtgtcctacctattacgggatcttttctctgaattacttaactattgcagccaaaattccagcaattttgtaaaatttaacCGGACGGTATAccgaaaagggaagccatctttgtttttcttttttgcgtggacttcgcgtggatttaaaatcgcgcgccatacttgtgcccaggttgcgcgcggtctcaaaactctagggagcctccttaaccCCAAACTCAAGCTTGCACCATCTGAAAATGTCGCACAAGGATTTTATATTGTTATGCAAATTGCAGTCTTGTCAAAATACATGATTTTAGGTGTCTAATGACATTTCCCTGCTGCcaataactttgaaagaattaaattttcAATGTATTTCACAGACACGATCTATCACTTACCGGTAATTATGTGTCCAGCTGTCTCTTCTTGGGTAGGATACCCGAACCTGAATGAGCAGTGGACATCGAGCCAATGCAAATTGACCCATGCTCTCTTTCAGATGATTACAATATCTAACAAATGGTAGCTCAACTGGCAACAAAAAATCCTTACAAATTACTTTAAGCATATTAAAACAAGCATCAGTGCTTTGCTCGAAAATACTTTTAAGCTTAAGACTAAGACATTTTGGAATTTTTGTAAATGAATGACTATAAATGAAAGGTTTTCTGTGGTTTTGGTTTTCACGTCATTGAAAAGCGTTCAACATAAGAGCTCCTGTCATGTGGTGCCAAATTGTATTTTCATTcacaacaacattaattttgtgtttgcaGTTGATCCAGCAGTGTTTATCTCCTACAACTGgggaaaaggaaaagagaacCAGAAAACGGTCAAGCATCTTTTTAGCAAGCTGACAGAGGCTGGTTTCCATTGCTGGCTAGATATTGAGCAGATGGGCGGGGGAGACAATTGGAATGCCGAGATCGATGAGGGAATCAGAGCCTCAAAGGTAACCAGGTTTCGTATCTTTAAACACAGATGTTACAGGCTCAAGTTAGAATACCAGGAAGAACTCGATTCTCGTACCAGTATCTTTCACATAACTCTCAAAGGTGCATTAGAGGACATTCCTTTCCATTCATCAGCAAAACCATGTGAACTGAAGtgccaaatttaaggttttgacAACGTTGTCATCATACACCAGTTAATCGTCTATGTTCTGTGTTTACCTCAAATCCTTCAAAGCAATGTTATGAACGTGGCAAAGATCCACAACACATCTGGACAAATGCCCAGCCATTGGGTTGACATGTTGCCATTGAAAAAGCTCAACCACTGGTTGGCACAGGGTTGTCCCTAAGAAAATTGTCTGCCGGTTGTTTTTTCATTTGAGGCGGCTCaaccacaggcaccccaagctcacaacgcgattatatatcatctagtaagagagtttaatggtgaaaagagttaaaaattaagttaagttgaaaaactgaacgtctttctctcgcaataaactttccctaccgcaaatatgttgttcacttttgtttttgtgtcaattcattagccattgccgatatagtgaaatccatactcgtttatacactctcaagcgaagcgaaggctgcacactcgtcacctccgaagccgaacatcactccacaatttaatctcccttcacaagcaaaagtcctcaatcccgataaaatttccatttccatatagcccaatgatattccctccacatacatgttatttagcgctcgtaagagtcgtgaagaacaagaaaatccgagaacAGTTCAGCCGTTTAGCAATCTGCttatccgtgaccatggttgtgcgcctatcgaggaatttcatcagctgctctgattggttcagtcgAAATTATCACGCacctgaaccaatcagagcagctgatgaaattcaagatttgggtcgcgcaattcctcgataggcgcacaaccatggtcacggataagcagattgctaaacagctgaacttttctcggattttcttgttcttcacgactcttacgagcgctaaataacatgtatgtggagggaatatcattgggctatatggaaatggaaattttatcgggattgaggacttttgcttgtgaagggagattaaattgtggagtgatgttcggctccggaggtgacgagtgtgcagccttcgcttcgcttgagagtgtgtaaacgagtacggatttcactatatcggcaatggctaatgaattgacacaaaaacaaaagtgaacaacatatttgcggtagggaaagtttattgcgagagaaagacgttcagtttttcaacttaacttaatttttaactcttttcaccattaaactctcttactagatgatatataatcgcgttgtgagcttggggtgcctgtggcTCAACGAAGGTGCTTTGCGCCTTGTGCTGTTGGCGGAGCCGACATGGGGAGAGAGTATGGAGGGGGTCGCACCCTCCTATTGGGGGGGCCCGGGGGGCCTCCCCCGGggaattttggaaattttaatgGAAATGGGTGCCCTCTGGTGCAATCTGGAGAATGTGTTATAGAAAATTATAGACCATTTAAGAAATAAGCAATTAAACGTAGCGTAGCAATTGTTACATATTTGGCATTCTGTGATATTGGTATAATATAcaatcaggagcctatgagtaggagcatgcaacttcactatatttctgtcacggcgtttttatagagcgatttatttttagatcgaattcccctggaataagactcccgtgggagtgcgatgaccaatcacaagaaactaattgacgtcactgcgtcactggagagGAACTGCCTctatttagaaaagaaaaggtgtactaaaagtAGATCATtgtgtaaaaatgccgtgacataggcttagtatgggagctGCATGCTCCTactgatcggctcctgatacaatatgttattttttatgcaaatgatgTACATATAGTACAGACTGATGATGTAATCAACAAACGTTATGCACAATATAAAGTTAATGTACTCTGTTGCTGGTTGAATATGATAATCGCAAACACGTGAGACCTCAACGTGAGACCTTGCACCGTATTCGTTCCCAATCTTTCGCAAGACCTTGAAAGCGGGGCTACCAAGCTTCGTGTTTACAAGATGGAGAACAAGTGACACGGAAAGAAGACACGGGATAAACAAGTGCTCAAAAGAAGCTTTAATTTCAGTTACTTTACTCGTTACAGTGTGACCGATAATCAAGGTAGTCAGGGATTTATTCAAACCTTTACACTGAGACCGATTGTACGTGCGTCAACTAAAAACAATTCGTTGCCCTATTCCCGAGTGATGGACGGCCAAATCCAGCCGGCGATCACCTCTTTCAGCCGGCGAATTTCGCTGGCAGCCGGCGCTTAGGGACAACCCTGTTGGCAACATGCCAACGAAGTAAAAAGCTACCAACAGTAATGACCAGTTCAGAGTGAATCTGGAACAGATCATGATTACAACATGAACTTAGTACAAACCCGTGCTCCTCTAACAGAGTCTGGCCCAGACGACATCTTAAACTACCACAACGATACCAATCTGATTCAAACAATGAGTAGATAGCCACCAACCAAGTCTTGCAGAAGAGGTCCCATGTGAGGATAGATACTGGCACACACTGCAACACCCTACGTTACATGTTATTAGAAAATTGAGCACAAGGATGTGATGCAGAGATCAACAGATAAAACCCTTGAACATGAACTACCCATAAGCTACAAAAGCCATGTCATTCTGGTGAACTCTTGGACCATCGGCATTGTTTAAGAAAACATTGTCTCAGGAGATATGGCTGAAATGCTAGGAGCTAGGACAAATAGCCAGAATCTCATCTAGTCAGAGAGATAGCCAGTTGGCCAAAGAGAACAGTGTACttctttctttacttttttattattCCAAGAAAGATAGCTCACATTAAGATTTACATAGCCTGAGGCTTCTATGGCAAAGATCATGCAAGATATCAGGTGAACTACcagatggcaaaaaaaaaaaatgcctatACAAATAAAGATATAATTTAGGAAACATAATTGAACCTAAAGCTAGCTATTATATCTGATTAAAATGTGTTCAAAGGCTTTATGAGAGGAATTTAGGTTCACGGTTAAAGGAAAAGTTATATTATAGTTTACAAAGACCGGAAATGATCGTTGAGTTTACGTTCATAGTTTGAAAGATTGAGAGAATTGCATAATAAGAGAGGAATATCATCCTAAATTTGGGGACCCTGTACCTGTAAAGAGAAAGAGTATTCACTAATTAGTATGGAGATGTAAGTTATCTTTCCGCCTTGCAAAATGTTGGTGACAATCAGAATTAAGTTTGAAGAGAGACAAGAGCATATGCATTGCATATGAAGGAAAACGAAACAAGAGACTTGGTGCTCATAAATATTGAATATATTTGGAATGTTTAATGTGCTAAATAGAGGGTAGATGCTTGCACGTGGGAGAGAGTGAGAAATGATTCCTAGGGCTTTctgttggagacgaaagattcGTGGTAGATGAGACGGATATGTAGAGGCCCAAACAATAGACCAGTATTGTAGGTAGGGGTGTATTAGAGAATAATATGATGTGCAAAGAGTATTAtaagaaaaaaactgatgagaTTTGGTAATGATCCCGGTGGATTTAGCAACTTTGGAAGAAATCGCTTTGATACGTGGTTGGTTTTTGTGAAAACAATACGAAGtatttactcttgggactgtatcatgttTCAGTGAATTGAATAACCAttgttttaatgcaaatacacccccccccccccgaaaatGAACTGTATTATGGGATCGGTGAAAAAGGCGAATTAATAACGTTAAATCGGTTGTCTTTCATATTAGTAGGTCTAAAATAACGAATATTTTGAGGTGACCacgtttttaatattattatagatCAAATTTGTCTTAATTATGAGCATGTAGATGTTGCTTTGTCATGGTAGTACCTTATCCTACATAATTTAATTATATAGTTGTATTCATTGTAACGAAATGTATTATATCCGACTTTGTTAGTTTGCGTGGGGTTATTACAGAATTCCCTATAGAGTATTTTTCCTACAACAGGAATTAGGGAGCCCTGAGGAAAACCAAAGTTTGGTTAGTTAATGTTTTTTGGCCTAAGCAGTCTTAAGTGGAAAGCACTTATCATAGATAGAATAAAAAGAATCCATAAAAGAATTATATGCTTCGTGTGATGAAGAAGATTGTGATAAATTCCAGTTGGTAGAGGCAAGTCAGGAACGAGAAGATTCAATATTATGAGTAGTTATTTGACACTTAAGCAGAAACGGGGGTTTGGTTCTGAGTTTAAGGGGAGAGTTGGTAATTTGAAATATAGGTAATGGTCTGAGACGTCTTACCAAAGGATATCACTAAATTTGTCATTGTCGAGGTCGTTCGAACAAATCTTATCAATTAAAGTATGAGAACTGATCCTGGTAGGTTTAGAGATAAGGAGATAGAAACTATTAGATTATGTAAGGTCAATGAACTCACTAGTAGGGTTATGTGGGTCGGTACTAAGAAAATTGATGTTGAAGTCCCCAACAAGGAAGCATAATTTATTCTTAAAGCCAATCTTTCGAGGACTTGTTTGGCTTCATCATTAAAAGTTTCGATCTGTGTCTAGGAATTTGTAGCCAGGAATATTATATGGTCTTTGGAATTGTAATCCAGCCAAGTTTCAAATAGACGGGTGGCTGAGAAAGATGTGTTAAGGGTGGATAAGTATTATTGTAAGTCAACtgagtgtttttttcgagctgtGTATCTTCAAATAGTAGAATGAGAAGCATTTAGACACCTTGGAAGTGTTAGAGAACATATTATTCAACTATCTGCTGCTCTTGTAAGTACATCCAGAtagtaattttgaatttgaagtgaGCAAATTGAGGTCTGGATCAAGATCAGAATTATGAGTTGGTAAGTGTCAGGGTCTTCTAGGAATggaatgaaaattttaaagctGCCAAGGTGTAAAGAGGATTAGGCATTCCCTGTCTTGCGCGACatcttttcgtcattctgccgtcctgagtcttccagccgtcctgttgcgtaaggtccctattagagagtttaagcaacaaggacagcaacggcaaccagaacgtcatctcaaaatacAAATTCGCGTTCTTGAAATCGCATCACGACTATTCCGTCTCTTTTAAGATGACAATGGTGGCGAAGTTTCTTAAGAATGAAACTGGTATGAACGGTGCTTAATTTGAGAAAGAGAATGAAAATTTATTCCCAATTGCAGACGTTCTCCGTAAAACCTCAAATTCGgttatttcacgttgttgtgTTGAACACGACGGCAGAGAAATGGACAAACCTTCCAAAGCTATTGTTCTTTTACTcgctaaatatgcaaatttgtgacgttctagTTACCCCTCTCCGTTCTTGTTGCTTAAGCGCTCGGAGGCGT
Protein-coding sequences here:
- the LOC136914341 gene encoding uncharacterized protein isoform X2 — translated: MEQVSKHCVIALAVEVGKDWRTLGIVLELEDRVVEQIAQNYKTDVWEKAYRILRHWQEQNGSKAIYEVLDKALRHQAVGRVDLAEKYRPRDTRNTNDEGNLLEFKCGNISEYDLCGIVNELTVQDCMWVGRLLGLKDSLLDGIKEQYCNDMFGCRRSILREWIKRTGTTQATYGQLAQALLHQALNKLEIVQKYCVVRQEEQSASSVVQVPLPEENPGSILMDTDGGIGASSVEQVPLPEENPESTLMDTDGGIGVDPAVFISYNWGKGKENQKTVKHLFSKLTEAGFHCWLDIEQMGGGDNWNAEIDEGIRASKVVICCLTEEYCKSTSTLREATLADQLKKNIIPVLFESIKWPPQGPLGVILAEKLYIKCSPQMERLPMSNCNNCSIKSHRNLVWDNLNWLTSYAAISKLRD
- the LOC136914341 gene encoding uncharacterized protein isoform X1; translation: MEQVSKHCVIALAVEVGKDWRTLGIVLELEDRVVEQIAQNYKTDVWEKAYRILRHWQEQNGSKAIYEVLDKALRHQAVGRVDLAEKYRPRDTRNTNDEGNLLEFKCGNISEYDLCGIVNELTVQDCMWVGRLLGLKDSLLDGIKEQYCNDMFGCRRSILREWIKRTGTTQATYGQLAQALLHQALNKLEIVQKYCVVRQEEQSAASSVVQVPLPEENPGSILMDTDGGIGASSVEQVPLPEENPESTLMDTDGGIGVDPAVFISYNWGKGKENQKTVKHLFSKLTEAGFHCWLDIEQMGGGDNWNAEIDEGIRASKVVICCLTEEYCKSTSTLREATLADQLKKNIIPVLFESIKWPPQGPLGVILAEKLYIKCSPQMERLPMSNCNNCSIKSHRNLVWDNLNWLTSYAAISKLRD